In Streptomyces canus, one DNA window encodes the following:
- the trpS gene encoding tryptophan--tRNA ligase encodes MTRVFSGVKPTGHLTLGNYLGAMRQWATVDQHRAESLFCIVDLHALTVDHDPARVRRLSRQAATLLLAAGLDPELCTVFVQSHVDEHARLSYVLECVATDGEMRRMIQYKEKAARERARGGSVRLSLLTYPVLMAADILAYGADEVPVGDDQAQHVELTRDLAARFNQRYGYTFVVPRATLPTVGARVMNLQDPLSKMGKSDDSGPGIVYLLDEPDVVRKKVMRAVTDSGREVVYDREARPGLANLLEILASCTGGNPSELSGVYESYGALKKDTAEAVVEVLRPVQERHKELCADPGYVEGVLRDGAERARAMARPTVDAAYRAIGLLPATAEPVAVDTDAVDSGVVLNAAR; translated from the coding sequence ATGACGCGGGTCTTCAGCGGGGTCAAGCCGACGGGGCATCTGACGCTGGGGAACTACCTGGGAGCCATGCGGCAGTGGGCCACGGTCGACCAGCACCGGGCCGAGTCGCTGTTCTGCATCGTCGACCTGCACGCCCTGACCGTCGACCATGATCCGGCGCGGGTGCGCCGGCTGAGTCGGCAGGCGGCGACGCTGCTGCTCGCGGCGGGGTTGGATCCCGAGCTGTGCACCGTGTTCGTACAGAGTCATGTGGACGAGCATGCGCGGCTGTCGTACGTGCTGGAGTGCGTGGCCACGGACGGCGAGATGCGGCGGATGATCCAGTACAAGGAGAAGGCCGCTCGGGAGCGGGCGCGGGGCGGGAGTGTGCGGCTGTCGTTGCTGACGTATCCCGTGCTGATGGCGGCGGACATCCTGGCCTACGGGGCCGACGAGGTGCCGGTCGGGGACGACCAGGCACAACACGTGGAGTTGACGCGGGATCTGGCGGCGCGGTTCAACCAGCGGTACGGCTACACGTTCGTGGTGCCCCGGGCCACCCTGCCCACGGTGGGCGCGCGGGTCATGAACCTTCAGGACCCGCTGTCGAAGATGGGGAAGTCCGACGACTCCGGGCCGGGGATCGTCTATCTGCTCGACGAGCCGGATGTCGTGCGGAAGAAGGTGATGCGGGCCGTGACCGACAGCGGGCGGGAGGTCGTGTACGACCGGGAGGCGCGGCCCGGCCTGGCGAATCTGCTGGAGATCCTCGCGTCCTGTACGGGTGGGAACCCATCGGAGCTGAGCGGTGTATATGAGTCGTACGGCGCCTTGAAGAAGGACACCGCCGAGGCCGTGGTCGAGGTCTTGAGGCCCGTGCAGGAGAGGCACAAGGAGTTGTGCGCGGATCCTGGCTATGTGGAGGGGGTGCTGCGGGATGGCGCGGAGAGAGCGCGGGCGATGGCGCGGCCGACCGTGGATGCCGCTTATCGCGCGATCGGGCTGCTTCCGGCCACTGCCGAGCCGGTCGCGGTGGATACCGACGCGGTCGACAGCGGAGTCGTGCTGAACGCTGCCCGGTAG
- a CDS encoding GlxA family transcriptional regulator, whose protein sequence is MENPGEKEHAYGVALVAFPGIRPFDVSVITEVWGTDRTDRGAPAFDLRRAAPDTTPVPMRGGLTLLPDRTLDWLPHADLIVIPGLDDHLTSAPTPVLEALRRAHTSGTTIAALCGGAFTLAQAGLLDGRRAITHWNLIDPLRAHHPQVTVVPDALFIEDDNIWTAAGTAAGIDLCLHLVRRAHGAEAAATIARSMVTAPFRTGTQAQFIEHPTPRADRDSDALAAVREHALRHLHEPLTVADLAARAGMSARSFARHFAAETGTTPLRWLLDQRIAAAQKLLERTDLPMPEVARRAGFGSEVTMRQHFASRLATSPRAYRAAFSTTPLSTASVSTATGSAVAGSSPIAR, encoded by the coding sequence ATGGAGAACCCTGGGGAGAAGGAGCACGCGTACGGCGTCGCGCTGGTCGCCTTCCCCGGGATCCGCCCCTTCGACGTCTCCGTCATCACCGAGGTCTGGGGCACCGACCGCACCGATCGCGGAGCCCCCGCCTTCGACCTGCGCCGAGCCGCCCCCGACACCACACCGGTCCCCATGCGCGGCGGCCTCACCCTCCTTCCCGACCGCACCCTCGACTGGCTGCCCCACGCCGATCTCATCGTGATCCCCGGCCTCGACGACCACCTCACCTCCGCACCCACCCCCGTCCTCGAAGCCCTGCGCCGCGCGCACACCAGCGGCACCACCATCGCGGCCCTGTGCGGTGGCGCCTTCACCCTCGCCCAGGCCGGCCTCCTCGACGGTCGCCGCGCCATCACCCACTGGAACCTGATCGACCCCCTGCGCGCACACCACCCCCAGGTCACCGTCGTCCCCGACGCCCTGTTCATCGAGGACGACAACATCTGGACCGCGGCCGGCACCGCGGCAGGCATCGACCTCTGTCTCCACCTCGTCCGCCGGGCCCACGGCGCCGAAGCCGCGGCCACCATCGCCCGCTCGATGGTCACCGCGCCCTTCCGCACCGGAACCCAGGCCCAGTTCATCGAGCACCCCACCCCGCGCGCCGACCGCGACTCCGACGCCCTCGCCGCCGTACGCGAGCACGCCCTGCGCCACCTCCACGAACCGCTCACCGTCGCCGACCTGGCCGCCCGCGCAGGCATGTCCGCCCGCAGCTTCGCCCGTCACTTCGCCGCGGAAACCGGCACGACCCCGCTCCGCTGGCTCCTCGACCAGCGCATCGCCGCAGCCCAGAAACTCCTTGAGCGCACTGACCTGCCGATGCCCGAAGTCGCCCGCCGCGCCGGCTTCGGCAGCGAGGTCACGATGCGCCAGCACTTCGCATCGCGCCTCGCCACCAGCCCACGCGCCTACCGGGCAGCGTTCAGCACGACTCCGCTGTCGACCGCGTCGGTATCCACCGCGACCGGCTCGGCAGTGGCCGGAAGCAGCCCGATCGCGCGATAA
- a CDS encoding cysteine hydrolase family protein, translating into MEIAEDAALVVVDVQKGFDEADFWGPRNNPEADDNVASLIDVWQATGRPVVFVRHDSRKPESPLRTGYEGNAFKEYVERRRGRGVGGAELLVTKTVNSAFYGTPDLDAWLKGEGISQFVVAGIQTNMCVETTARMGGNLGYDVVVAYDATHTFDLEGPFGWRRSADEVAQASAVSLHGGGFARVVATKEVVDAAG; encoded by the coding sequence ATGGAGATCGCAGAGGACGCAGCGCTGGTGGTCGTGGACGTCCAGAAGGGCTTCGACGAGGCCGACTTCTGGGGACCGCGGAACAACCCGGAGGCCGATGACAACGTCGCTTCGCTCATCGACGTGTGGCAGGCGACGGGGCGGCCGGTCGTGTTCGTGCGGCATGACTCGCGGAAGCCCGAGTCGCCGCTGCGGACGGGGTATGAGGGGAACGCCTTCAAGGAGTACGTGGAGCGGCGGCGTGGGAGGGGGGTCGGCGGGGCTGAGCTGTTGGTCACGAAGACCGTGAACTCGGCCTTCTACGGGACGCCGGATCTGGATGCCTGGCTGAAGGGCGAGGGGATCTCGCAGTTCGTGGTGGCCGGGATCCAGACCAACATGTGCGTGGAGACGACGGCTCGGATGGGCGGGAACCTCGGTTATGACGTGGTGGTCGCCTATGACGCGACGCACACGTTCGATCTGGAGGGCCCGTTCGGCTGGCGGCGGAGTGCGGACGAGGTGGCACAGGCGTCGGCGGTCTCGCTGCACGGGGGCGGCTTCGCTCGTGTGGTGGCCACGAAGGAAGTGGTGGACGCGGCGGGGTGA
- the proC gene encoding pyrroline-5-carboxylate reductase, with product MSQKVAVLGTGKIGEALLSGMIRAGWAPADLLVTARRPERAEELRSRYGVTPVTNPEAAKTADTLILTVKPQDMGTLLDELAPHVPADRLVISGAAGIPTSFFEERLATGTPVVRVMTNTPALVDEAMSVISAGTHATADHLAHTEEIFGAVGKTLRVPESQQDACTALSGSGPAYFFYLVEAMTDAGILLGLPRDKAHDLIVQSAIGAATMLRDSGEHPVKLRENVTSPAGTTINAIRELENHGVRAALIAALEAARDRSRALASGKKD from the coding sequence ATGAGTCAGAAAGTCGCAGTCCTCGGCACCGGCAAGATCGGCGAAGCCCTGCTCAGCGGAATGATCCGCGCCGGCTGGGCCCCGGCCGACCTCCTGGTCACCGCCCGCCGCCCCGAGCGAGCCGAAGAACTCCGCAGCCGCTACGGAGTCACCCCGGTCACCAACCCGGAAGCCGCGAAGACCGCCGACACCCTGATCCTCACGGTCAAACCGCAGGACATGGGCACCCTCCTCGACGAACTCGCCCCGCACGTCCCGGCCGACCGCCTGGTCATCAGCGGCGCCGCCGGCATCCCCACCTCCTTCTTCGAGGAGCGCCTCGCCACCGGCACCCCCGTCGTCCGCGTGATGACCAACACGCCCGCCCTGGTCGACGAGGCCATGTCGGTCATCTCCGCCGGCACCCATGCCACCGCCGACCACCTCGCCCACACCGAGGAGATCTTCGGCGCCGTCGGCAAGACGCTCCGCGTCCCCGAGTCCCAGCAGGACGCCTGCACCGCCCTCTCCGGCTCCGGACCGGCGTACTTCTTCTACCTGGTCGAAGCCATGACGGACGCCGGCATCCTGCTCGGCCTGCCCCGCGACAAGGCCCACGACCTGATCGTCCAGTCCGCGATCGGCGCCGCGACGATGCTCCGCGACAGCGGCGAGCACCCGGTGAAGCTCCGCGAGAACGTCACCTCCCCCGCGGGCACCACCATCAACGCCATCCGCGAACTCGAGAACCACGGCGTACGCGCCGCCCTCATCGCCGCCCTCGAAGCCGCCCGCGACCGCAGCCGCGCCCTGGCCTCCGGCAAGAAGGACTGA
- a CDS encoding ABC transporter permease, translating into MTTTTTPNLAPAPTSALSLSRTTATAARVLRQLRHDPRTIAMMILIPCVMLFLLRYVFDGSPRTFDSIGASLLGIFPLITMFLVTSIATLRERTSGTLERLLAMPLGKGDLIAGYALAFGVLAIIQSALATGLAVWFLGLDVIGSPWLLLLVALLDALLGTALGLFVSAFAASEFQAVQFMPAVIFPQLLLCGLFTPRDNMHPVLETISDVLPMSYAVDGMNEVLRHTDMTATFLRDALIVAGCALLVLGLGAATLRRRTP; encoded by the coding sequence ATGACCACGACCACCACGCCGAACCTCGCGCCCGCTCCCACCAGCGCCCTCAGCCTCTCCCGCACCACCGCCACCGCGGCCAGGGTCCTGCGCCAGCTCCGCCACGACCCGCGCACCATCGCGATGATGATCCTGATCCCCTGCGTGATGCTCTTCCTGCTGCGCTACGTCTTCGACGGCAGCCCGCGCACCTTCGACAGCATCGGTGCCTCCCTCCTCGGGATCTTCCCGCTGATCACGATGTTCCTGGTCACCTCCATCGCCACCCTGCGCGAACGCACCTCCGGCACCCTCGAACGCCTCCTCGCCATGCCGCTGGGCAAAGGCGACCTCATCGCCGGCTACGCCCTCGCCTTCGGCGTCCTCGCGATCATCCAGTCCGCCCTCGCGACCGGCCTCGCCGTCTGGTTCCTCGGCCTCGACGTCATCGGCAGCCCCTGGCTCCTGCTGCTGGTCGCCCTGCTCGACGCCCTGCTCGGCACCGCCCTCGGCCTGTTCGTCTCGGCCTTCGCGGCCTCCGAGTTCCAGGCCGTCCAGTTCATGCCGGCCGTGATCTTCCCCCAACTCCTCCTCTGCGGACTCTTCACCCCCCGCGACAACATGCACCCCGTCCTGGAGACCATCTCCGATGTCCTCCCCATGTCCTACGCCGTCGACGGCATGAACGAAGTCCTCAGGCACACGGACATGACAGCGACCTTCCTACGCGACGCCTTGATCGTGGCGGGCTGCGCACTGCTGGTCCTGGGACTGGGAGCGGCAACCCTCAGGCGCAGGACGCCATAG
- a CDS encoding ABC transporter ATP-binding protein, which yields MVNNASGPPDDSDDSTAQGPAIPAVHADGLTVVRGPRTVLRGLAFDVPRGQITGLLGPSGCGKSTLMRSIVGTQAKVTGTLDVLGRPAGHPTLRTRIGYVTQAPSVYDDLTVRQNLDYFAAILAPGRAAADRRHSDVTRAITDVDLTTHADSLAGNLSGGQRSRVSLAVALLGTPELLVLDEPTVGLDPVLRRDLWNLFHDIAARRGATLLISSHVMDEAERCHRLLLMREGEILADDTPEALRTRTHSDTVEEAFLHLVDQAVEASRTKEPTR from the coding sequence ATGGTGAATAATGCGTCCGGGCCACCCGACGACAGCGACGACAGCACGGCCCAAGGGCCCGCCATCCCCGCCGTCCACGCCGACGGCCTCACCGTCGTGCGCGGCCCCCGCACCGTCCTGCGCGGCCTCGCCTTCGACGTCCCACGCGGCCAGATCACCGGCCTCCTCGGCCCCTCGGGTTGCGGCAAGTCCACGCTGATGCGCTCGATCGTCGGCACCCAGGCCAAGGTCACCGGCACCCTCGACGTCCTAGGCCGGCCCGCGGGCCACCCCACTCTCCGCACCCGCATCGGCTACGTCACCCAGGCCCCCTCCGTCTACGACGACCTGACCGTCCGCCAGAACCTCGACTACTTCGCCGCGATCCTCGCTCCCGGCCGCGCCGCCGCCGACCGCCGCCACTCCGACGTCACCCGGGCCATCACCGACGTCGACCTCACCACCCACGCCGACTCCCTCGCCGGCAACCTCTCCGGCGGCCAGCGCAGCCGCGTCTCCCTCGCCGTGGCCCTCCTCGGCACCCCCGAACTCCTCGTCCTCGACGAACCCACCGTCGGCCTCGACCCCGTCCTGCGCCGCGACCTCTGGAACCTCTTCCACGACATCGCCGCCCGCCGCGGCGCCACCCTCCTCATCTCCTCCCACGTCATGGACGAGGCCGAGCGCTGCCACCGCCTCCTCCTGATGCGCGAGGGCGAGATCCTCGCCGACGACACCCCCGAGGCCCTCCGCACCCGCACACACTCCGACACTGTCGAGGAGGCCTTCCTCCACCTGGTCGACCAGGCCGTCGAGGCAAGCCGCACCAAGGAGCCCACGCGATGA
- a CDS encoding class I SAM-dependent methyltransferase, with protein MTASSRTTRAHSFNTAAAQYAANRPSYPPALFDAVEELAGRPLAGARVADIGAGTGIATALLQARGAEVVAVEPGVGMAAQFRSAHPDIPILRGDGNDLPLLADAVDFLTYAQSWHWTDPARAVPEALRVLRPGGALALWWNTHALDVPWITGQLDRIGEHFKAYGAHPAVEVNGSGARSALADPTGRLDFAHRVVRWSRHVPVDTHLANIGSHSLFLVAGEEHAGAFLTEERRILLELFPDETVEETYDVELLVAVNA; from the coding sequence ATGACGGCTTCCTCCCGCACCACCCGAGCCCACTCCTTCAACACCGCCGCAGCCCAGTACGCCGCCAACCGCCCCTCCTACCCACCCGCCCTCTTCGACGCCGTCGAAGAGCTCGCCGGCCGGCCCCTCGCGGGTGCGCGGGTCGCCGACATCGGGGCCGGTACCGGTATCGCGACCGCTCTGCTGCAGGCCCGGGGCGCCGAGGTCGTCGCGGTCGAACCCGGGGTCGGCATGGCGGCGCAGTTCCGCAGTGCGCACCCCGACATCCCGATCCTCAGGGGCGACGGCAACGACCTCCCCCTCCTCGCGGACGCCGTCGACTTCCTGACCTACGCCCAGTCCTGGCACTGGACCGACCCCGCCCGCGCGGTCCCCGAAGCCCTCCGCGTCCTGCGCCCCGGCGGCGCGCTCGCCCTGTGGTGGAACACCCACGCCCTCGACGTGCCGTGGATCACCGGTCAACTGGACCGCATCGGGGAGCACTTCAAGGCCTACGGTGCCCACCCGGCCGTCGAGGTGAACGGCAGCGGAGCCCGGTCGGCCCTGGCCGACCCCACCGGCCGCCTGGACTTCGCCCACCGCGTGGTCCGCTGGAGCCGCCACGTCCCCGTCGACACCCACCTCGCCAACATCGGCAGCCACTCGCTGTTCCTGGTCGCGGGCGAGGAGCACGCGGGCGCCTTCCTCACCGAGGAGCGCCGGATCCTGCTGGAACTCTTCCCGGACGAGACCGTCGAGGAGACCTACGACGTCGAACTGCTGGTCGCCGTCAACGCCTGA
- a CDS encoding EamA/RhaT family transporter: MSDESGTQDIPAGSTVGGPRPEPIRFFGTAWVDHDNGYALRRVGAATGSLAAAVASCLILRFAYEGLQIADTGSFVTVLVIAMFAICSALAFHTTWDGFGRRPDPDRQASLRGLLAIGFVGSLLAYFFRSLIEAPGEKLHREEYEAARREHEKRDARRTGNPSKQKRRR, from the coding sequence GTGAGCGACGAATCCGGCACCCAGGACATCCCCGCGGGCTCCACGGTGGGCGGCCCCCGCCCCGAACCGATCCGCTTCTTCGGCACGGCCTGGGTGGACCACGACAACGGCTACGCCCTCCGCCGCGTCGGCGCGGCCACCGGCTCCCTCGCCGCCGCCGTCGCCTCCTGCCTGATCCTCCGCTTCGCCTACGAGGGCCTCCAGATCGCCGACACCGGCAGCTTCGTGACCGTCCTCGTCATCGCGATGTTCGCGATCTGCAGCGCGCTGGCCTTCCACACCACGTGGGACGGCTTCGGCAGGCGCCCCGACCCGGACCGCCAGGCCTCCCTCCGCGGTCTGCTGGCCATCGGGTTCGTCGGGTCGCTCCTGGCCTACTTCTTCCGCTCCCTCATCGAGGCGCCGGGCGAGAAGCTGCACCGCGAGGAGTACGAGGCTGCCCGGCGGGAGCACGAGAAGAGGGACGCTCGCCGCACGGGGAACCCCTCGAAGCAGAAGCGCCGCCGCTGA
- a CDS encoding SH3 domain-containing protein, translated as MSVDRVEEVESGESKSVTTAAAATAAVHYYAVAPGYRLNVRRGPGTQYGIVRVLPEGAQVAIYCQTPGTSVVGPYGTSNIWDNIANGEFVSDAYVLTGSDGYVASRCG; from the coding sequence ATGTCTGTTGACCGCGTGGAAGAAGTCGAGAGCGGCGAGAGCAAGTCCGTCACAACAGCCGCTGCCGCGACCGCGGCCGTGCACTACTACGCGGTGGCACCGGGTTACCGCCTCAACGTCCGCCGCGGCCCGGGCACGCAGTACGGCATCGTCCGTGTCCTCCCCGAGGGCGCGCAGGTCGCGATCTACTGCCAGACGCCGGGGACTTCGGTTGTCGGCCCGTACGGCACCTCGAACATCTGGGACAACATCGCCAACGGCGAGTTCGTCTCGGACGCCTACGTACTCACCGGCAGCGACGGCTACGTCGCCTCGCGCTGCGGCTGA
- a CDS encoding serine/threonine-protein kinase, which produces MAPQGNTGAGAEAELPEYAGHYRLESCLGSGGMGVVHVARSTSGMKLAVKVVHTEFAKDPEFRGRFRQEVAAARKVSGAFTASVVDADPDAERPWMATLFIPGPTLSDEVKRNGPMAPSELRRLMAGLAEALRDIHRVGVVHRDLKPSNVLLAEDGPKVIDFGISRPKDSELRTETGKLIGTPPFMAPEQFRRPREVGPAADIFALGSVMVHAATGRGPFDSDSPYVVAYQVVHDEPDLTGVPQNLAPLIVRCLAKEPEDRPTPDELMRELRSVAASYDTQAFIPAQRTGDVPVLEQEAEEPVRRPERRLRRNVFLAAGALALVASGVFASVQLLGDGRPTPTDSDTPRAGASAFRAWEAKPMAGGTGTPRCSYGAGKLFCVRAGLVFALDPTDGSLLWRYAADTNRWSVPPALSGGLLLPLADYGNRLEALDPATGRTRWQRNVPTYDGVWSADGMLLVTRADGTVTGVDSASGDTRWSKEIPGHATPSFSTFPGDPLLYVTSTSVDESSTRVTAVDAATGDVRWDEHLDGALTPIGSENGSVFFLSVDQVYDYAKAVVRYTPASGATRKVTLPVPRQGAEAAVHDGVVYVLATAGALEAVDVDTGRQLWHLETSVSRGSVPVPDGSHVFVTASDGRLLAVDARKGTLAGQTPARLGANAGDVIATLPRPAVADHHIYATAPDGTVFAVDARKPSDW; this is translated from the coding sequence ATGGCGCCACAGGGCAACACCGGAGCGGGCGCGGAAGCGGAACTTCCCGAGTACGCCGGTCACTACCGGCTGGAGTCATGCCTCGGCTCCGGTGGGATGGGCGTCGTACACGTCGCGCGCAGCACCTCGGGGATGAAGCTCGCGGTGAAGGTCGTCCATACCGAGTTCGCCAAGGACCCCGAGTTCAGGGGGCGCTTTCGGCAGGAGGTGGCCGCGGCCCGGAAGGTGAGCGGGGCGTTCACCGCGTCCGTCGTCGATGCCGATCCCGATGCCGAACGGCCCTGGATGGCCACACTGTTCATTCCCGGCCCGACCCTCTCGGACGAGGTGAAGCGGAACGGGCCCATGGCGCCCTCCGAGTTGCGCCGGCTGATGGCCGGGCTCGCCGAGGCGCTGCGCGACATCCATCGGGTCGGGGTGGTCCACCGGGATCTCAAGCCGAGCAATGTGCTGCTCGCCGAGGACGGGCCCAAGGTCATCGACTTCGGTATTTCTCGGCCAAAGGACAGCGAACTTCGCACCGAGACCGGGAAGTTGATCGGGACGCCGCCGTTCATGGCGCCGGAGCAGTTCCGTCGGCCCAGGGAGGTGGGACCCGCCGCCGACATCTTCGCGCTCGGATCGGTGATGGTGCATGCGGCCACCGGGCGCGGGCCGTTCGACTCCGACAGTCCGTATGTCGTCGCCTACCAGGTCGTGCACGACGAGCCGGACCTGACGGGCGTACCGCAGAACCTCGCACCGCTCATCGTGCGGTGCCTCGCCAAGGAGCCCGAGGACCGGCCCACGCCCGACGAGTTGATGCGGGAGCTGCGGTCGGTCGCGGCCTCGTACGACACCCAGGCGTTCATACCGGCGCAGCGCACGGGTGATGTGCCGGTGCTTGAGCAAGAGGCCGAGGAGCCGGTACGCCGACCCGAGCGGCGCCTGCGCAGAAACGTGTTCCTCGCCGCCGGCGCACTTGCCCTTGTCGCGAGCGGAGTGTTCGCCTCGGTCCAGTTGCTCGGCGACGGACGGCCCACGCCGACGGACAGCGATACGCCCCGGGCGGGGGCGTCCGCGTTCCGCGCCTGGGAGGCGAAGCCCATGGCCGGGGGCACGGGTACGCCCCGGTGCTCGTACGGGGCGGGAAAGCTCTTCTGCGTGCGGGCGGGTCTGGTCTTCGCCCTCGATCCGACCGACGGCAGCCTGCTGTGGCGGTATGCGGCCGACACGAACCGGTGGAGCGTTCCGCCCGCCCTGTCCGGTGGCCTCCTGCTGCCGTTGGCCGATTACGGCAACCGTCTGGAGGCGCTCGATCCCGCCACGGGCCGGACGCGCTGGCAGCGGAACGTGCCGACGTACGACGGCGTGTGGTCGGCCGACGGCATGCTTCTGGTCACCCGCGCGGACGGGACGGTGACCGGCGTGGACAGCGCGTCCGGCGACACCAGGTGGAGCAAGGAGATACCCGGCCACGCCACACCGTCGTTCTCCACGTTTCCCGGGGACCCGCTGCTGTACGTGACCAGCACGTCCGTCGACGAGTCGAGTACTCGGGTCACCGCCGTGGACGCGGCCACGGGTGACGTGCGGTGGGACGAACACCTCGACGGCGCGCTGACCCCGATCGGTTCGGAGAACGGATCCGTCTTCTTCCTCTCCGTCGACCAGGTCTACGACTACGCCAAGGCCGTGGTCCGCTACACCCCCGCCTCCGGAGCCACCCGGAAAGTGACCCTGCCCGTGCCTCGGCAGGGAGCCGAGGCCGCTGTGCACGACGGTGTCGTCTATGTGCTGGCCACCGCCGGAGCCCTGGAGGCCGTCGACGTCGACACGGGCCGGCAACTGTGGCACCTGGAGACGTCCGTGAGCCGGGGATCCGTCCCGGTCCCCGACGGCAGTCACGTCTTCGTCACCGCTTCCGACGGGCGGCTGCTCGCCGTGGACGCGCGCAAGGGAACGCTCGCCGGGCAGACACCGGCACGGCTCGGCGCCAACGCGGGCGATGTGATCGCCACGCTGCCCCGGCCCGCTGTCGCCGATCACCACATCTACGCCACCGCCCCCGACGGCACCGTCTTCGCCGTGGACGCCCGCAAGCCCTCGGACTGGTAG
- the ilvD gene encoding dihydroxy-acid dehydratase — translation MPELRSRTVTHGRNMAGARALMRASGVPGADIGRKPIIAVANSFTEFVPGHTHLQPVGRIVSEAIVEAGGIPREFNTIAVDDGIAMGHGGMLYSLPSRDLIADSVEYMVEAHCADALICISNCDKITPGMLNAALRLNIPTVFVSGGPMESGRATLVDGTVRTLDLVDAMSDAVNEKISDEDMLRIEENACPTCGSCSGMFTANSMNCLTEAIGLSLPGNGSVLATHTARKELYVDAANTVMDITRRYYEQDDDTVLPRNVATLAAFENAMALDIAMGGSTNTILHLLAAAQEAEVPFGLAEIDAVSRRVPCLAKVAPNVAKNRTYYMEDVHRAGGIPALLGELHRAGLLNEDVHSVHSPSLADWLKTWDVRGGSPSAKALELWHAAPGCVRSAEAFSQSERWEALDEDAAEGCIRSIEHAYSKDGGLAVLKGNLAVDGCVVKTAGVDESIWRFEGPAVVCESQEEAVQKILTQQVKEGDVVVIRYEGPKGGPGMQEMLYPTSYLKGRGLGKACALITDGRFSGGTSGLSIGHASPEAAAGGTIALVEDGDRIRIDIPGRSIELLVDDEELARREAALDGAYAPKNRERKVSAALRAYAAMATSADKGAVRDVSKLG, via the coding sequence ATGCCCGAGCTGAGGTCCCGCACAGTCACCCACGGCCGTAACATGGCGGGCGCCCGCGCCCTTATGCGCGCCTCCGGTGTACCCGGTGCGGACATCGGCCGCAAGCCGATCATCGCGGTCGCCAACTCCTTCACGGAGTTCGTGCCGGGCCACACCCACCTGCAGCCCGTCGGCCGGATCGTCTCCGAGGCGATCGTCGAGGCCGGCGGCATCCCGCGCGAGTTCAACACCATCGCCGTCGACGACGGCATCGCGATGGGACACGGGGGAATGCTCTACAGCCTCCCCTCCCGCGACCTGATCGCGGACTCGGTGGAGTACATGGTCGAGGCCCACTGCGCCGACGCCCTGATCTGCATCTCCAACTGCGACAAGATCACCCCGGGCATGCTGAACGCCGCGCTGCGGCTGAACATCCCCACGGTCTTCGTCTCGGGCGGCCCGATGGAGTCCGGCCGCGCGACCCTCGTGGACGGCACGGTCCGCACCCTCGACCTGGTCGACGCGATGTCCGACGCGGTGAACGAGAAGATCTCCGACGAGGACATGCTCCGTATCGAGGAGAACGCCTGCCCGACCTGCGGCAGCTGTTCCGGCATGTTCACGGCCAACTCGATGAACTGCCTCACGGAGGCCATCGGCCTCTCGCTCCCCGGCAACGGCTCGGTCCTGGCGACGCACACGGCCCGCAAGGAGCTGTACGTCGACGCGGCCAACACGGTCATGGACATCACCCGCCGCTACTACGAGCAGGACGACGACACGGTTCTGCCGCGCAACGTCGCCACCCTCGCGGCCTTCGAGAACGCCATGGCCCTCGACATCGCCATGGGCGGCTCGACCAACACGATCCTGCACCTGCTGGCGGCGGCCCAGGAGGCGGAGGTCCCCTTCGGCCTCGCCGAGATCGACGCGGTCTCCCGCCGTGTCCCGTGCCTGGCGAAGGTCGCCCCGAACGTGGCGAAGAACCGCACGTACTACATGGAGGACGTGCACCGCGCGGGCGGCATCCCGGCGCTGCTGGGCGAACTGCACCGCGCGGGCCTGCTCAACGAGGACGTGCACTCGGTCCACAGCCCGTCGCTGGCGGACTGGCTGAAGACGTGGGACGTCCGGGGAGGATCGCCTTCCGCGAAAGCGCTCGAGCTGTGGCACGCGGCCCCCGGCTGTGTCCGCTCCGCCGAGGCCTTCTCCCAGTCGGAGCGCTGGGAGGCGCTGGACGAGGACGCCGCCGAGGGCTGCATCCGCAGCATCGAGCACGCGTACTCCAAGGACGGCGGCCTGGCGGTCCTCAAGGGCAACCTGGCGGTCGACGGCTGCGTCGTGAAGACGGCCGGTGTGGACGAGTCGATCTGGCGGTTCGAGGGCCCGGCGGTGGTCTGCGAGTCGCAGGAGGAGGCCGTCCAGAAGATCCTCACCCAGCAGGTCAAGGAGGGCGACGTCGTCGTCATCCGCTACGAGGGCCCCAAGGGCGGACCCGGTATGCAGGAGATGCTCTACCCGACCTCGTACCTGAAGGGCCGCGGTCTCGGCAAGGCCTGCGCCCTGATCACCGACGGTCGCTTCTCCGGCGGCACGTCCGGCCTGTCCATCGGGCACGCCTCCCCGGAGGCCGCGGCCGGCGGCACCATCGCCCTCGTCGAGGACGGCGACCGCATCCGCATCGACATCCCCGGGCGGTCGATCGAGCTCCTGGTCGACGACGAGGAACTGGCCCGCCGGGAGGCCGCACTGGACGGCGCCTACGCCCCGAAGAACCGCGAGCGCAAGGTCTCGGCGGCGTTGCGGGCCTACGCGGCGATGGCCACGAGCGCCGACAAGGGCGCGGTGCGGGACGTGTCGAAGCTGGGCTGA